The Yersinia entomophaga nucleotide sequence GGGACATTATCTGCGCCTAAAACCCCACCTGAACATGAAAAACCGGCGCTGCCTATCTGGCACGCCGGTTTCTTTTAGCACTCACACTCATTTATCAATCTGCATCGTAACCCAGATTAGGGGCCAGCCAGCGCTCGACTTCGGCTATCGGCATCCCTTTTCGCGCCGCGTAGTCTTCTACCTGATCTCGCTGAATCTGCGCTACGGCAAAGTATTTGCTTTCTGGATGGCTGAAATACCAGCCTGAAACCGAGGCTCCTGGCCACATGGCGTAGGATTCAGTCAGTTTCATTCCGGTGTGAGTCTCCACGTCCAGCAGCTTCCAGATTTGCCCTTTTTCCGTGTGTTCCGGACAGGCCGGATAACCCGGAGCCGGACGAATCCCCTGATAGTTTTCCCGCACCAATTCTTCATTACTCAGGTTTTCATTTGGCGCAAAGCCCCAGTACACCTTGCGCACCCGCTCATGCAGATATTCGGCAAAAGCCTCCGCCAAACGATCGGATAAGGCTTTAATCATGATTTTATTGTAATCATCATGCTGAGCATCGTAAGCCTCCGCCAGAGCATCTTCCTCCAGTCCACCGGTCACGGCAAAAGCGCCGATGTAGTCAGCTTTACCGCTGGTTTTTGGCGCAACGTAATCCGCCAGACAATAATTAGGGAAGTCATTTTTTTCCGTTTGCTGCCGCAAATGGTGGCTCACCAGCAGCACGTCATCGCGACGTTCATCCCGATAAATCTCAATATCATCACCCACCCGATTGGCAGGGAACAGACCCACCACGCCTTTAGGATGCAATGATCCTTCTGATGAGAGCTTATCCAGCATCTGATTTGCATCAGCAAACAGACGCTTAGCCTCTTCTCCCACCACTTCATCTTCCAAAATGCGCGGATACTTGCCGGCCAACGACCAGGTCATAAAGAATGGTGTCCAATCGATATAATTTCGCAGTGTTTCAATGCTGGCTTCGACCTGCTGAACCCCAAGCTTATGGACTACCGGCGGCGTATAATTTTCCCAGTCAATCACCGTAGCGTTATCCCGCGCAGCTTGCAGGCTGACCGGCGGCGTCCGCGGTTTTTTACGCGCATGCTGAATACGGACGGTTTCATACTCTTTGCGAGTTTTAGCAATAAATTCGTCCCGTTGCGCGTCCGAAAGCAACGCCGATACCACCCCAACACTACGAGAAGCATTAGAAACGTAAGTGGTTGAGCCGCTGTAGTTTTGCTCAATCTTAACCGCCGTATGCGCTTTGGACGTGGTTGCGCCACCAATGAGCAACGGCAAGGTAAAGCCCTGGCGTTCCATCTCTTTGGCTACGTTAACCATTTCATCCAGCGACGGGGTAATCAGACCGGATAAACCGATAATATCGACTTTTTCCTCTCGCGCAGTGCGCAGGATTTTCTCGGTTGGCACCATGACACCCAAATCGATAATTTCGTAGTTATTACACTGTAGAACCACGCCAACAATGTTTTTACCGATGTCATGCACATCGCCTTTAACCGTCGCCAGCAGGATCTTGCCGGCGGTGGTGCCTTTCTGCTTACTGGCCTCAATATAAGGTTCCAAATAGGCCACGGCCTGTTTCATCACCCGGGCGGATTTCACCACCTGTGGCAGAAACATTTTGCCCTCGCCAAACAAATCACCCACCACGTTCATGCCGGCCATTAACGGGCCTTCAATCACTTCAATCGGTCTGTCGGCTTCCTGACGAGCCTCTTCGGTATCCAGTTCGATAAATTCGGTAATGCCTTTCACCAACGAATATTCCAACCGTTTCACCACCGGCCAGCCTCGCCATTCCGCCTGCTGCACCGCAACTTCATCACTTTTGCTGCCACGAAACTTTTCGGCGATATCCAGCAGTCGCTCGGTGCTGTCATTACGGCGGTTCAGAATCACATCTTCAACCGCATCACGCAATTCATCGGATAAATCGTCGTAAATTGCCAATTGACCTGCGTTGACTATCCCCATATCCATGCCGCTGCGAATGGCGTAATACAGGAAAACCGCATGGATCGCTTCACGTACCGGGTCGTTGCCACGGAACGAGAAAGAAACGTTGGAAACGCCGCCTGAAATGAGGGCGTGAGGCAGCTCGCCTTTAATATCCGCACAGGCCTCAATAAAATCAACGGCATAGTTATTATGTTCTTCAATACCAGTAGCAACAGCAAAGATATTTGGGTCAAAAATAATATCTTCCGGCGGGAAGCCGACGGTTTCCGTCAGCAGCTTATAGGCGCGACGACAAATCTCGATTTTGCGCGCGCGAGTATCGGCCTGCCCAGCTTCATCAAAAGCCATCACTACCATGGCCGCACCGTAACGACGTACCAATTTAGCGTGATGAATAAAGGCTGCCTCGCCTTCCTTCATCGAAATCGAGTTAACAATTCCTTTGCCCTGAATGCACTTAAGCCCCTTTTCGATCACGTCCCATTTCGAGGAATCGATCATGATAGGTACGCGGGCAATATCCGGTTCACCGGCAATCAGATTCAGGAAACGCACCATCGCCGCTTCCGCATCCAACATGCCTTCATCCATATTGATATCAATGATTTGCGCACCGCTTTCTACCTGCTGGCGAGCCACATCTAAAGCTTCAGCGTATTTCTCTTCCTTAATCAGCCGTTTGAAACGAGCAGAGCCGGTCACGTTGGTTCGTTCGCCCACGTTGACAAATAACGTATTGGCATCAATGGTTAAGGGTTCCAACCCAGCCAGACGGCAGGCGACCGGAATCTGCGGTAATGCGCGCGGCGGCATGCCAGCGACGGCTTTTACCATCGCGGCAATATGACGCGGCGTAGTCCCACAGCAGCCACCAACGATATTCAGAAAGCCTGATCGCGCCCATTCAGCGATATGCTCAGCCATTTCTTTGGCGTCCAGATCGTATTCACCAAAAGCATTCGGTAAGCCAGCGTTGGGATGAGCACTAACGTAACACTCTGAAATTCTGGATAACTCAGCCACATACTGGCGTAACTCATCCGGCCCCAAAGCGCAGTTCAGGCCGAATGACAGCGGTTTTACGTGGCGCAATGAATTATAAAAAGCTTCGGTGGTTTGCCCGGAAAGCGTGCGGCCAGAGGCATCGGTGATGGTGCCAGATACCATTACCGGCAGCACCACGCCCAAGGCTTCAAATTCGGTTTCTACCGCAAAAGTTGCGGCTTTGGCGTTCAGGGTATCGAACACCGTTTCAATCATAATAATATCGACGCCGCCCTCCACCAGCGCTCGGGTGGATTCGCGGTAGGCTTCCACCAATTGATCGAAGCTAACGTTACGGAAAGCCGGATCGTTAACCTTGGGAGAAATAGAGGCAGTTCGGTTAGTCGGGCCAAGCACACCGGCAACGTAGCGCGGTTTATCCGGCGTTCGGGCGGTCCATTCATCGGCGCAGAGTCGGGCTAGTCGGGCGGCCTCGTAGTTAATCTCTGCCGAGAGCGACTCCATTTGATAATCCGCCATAGCAATGGTGGTGGAGTTAAAGGTATTGGTTTCAAGAATATCCGCACCGGCTTCAAGATAAGCATTGTGAATGGCGGTAATCACTTCGGGCTTGGAGAGAACCAATAGATCGTTATTTCCTTTCAGATCGCTCGGCCAATCCGCAAAACGTTCTCCGCGATAATCGGCTTCTTCCAGACGATAGCTCTGGATCATGGTGCCCATGCCGCCATCTAATACTAAAATACGTTTTGCCAGCTGCTGGTGCAGTTTTTCTACTCGATTTGTCACTGTCGCCTCTTCGCCTCGATGCCCTGCCAAATATCATCCCAGCCCATATTTCAGAGCCGTTTAACCTATCGGAACTGCTGCAAAAGCCAGCAAGCCATCCTAGCACAAGTTATAAGGCTAATGAGTCGACGGGAAGTTGAGACTTTTTCAGGTAGAAATCTGCACACATCGGATGAGCGTTTTGGCCCATTAGCATGCATAATTATAAAACGAAAATGAATTCCATTATATTTCCAGGGAGCTGATTTATGACGATACCGATTCCCATTAAACGGGGAAAGAAAACAAAGGCTAGTGGAGCTACATCAGCAGCGGCTACCGGTCAGGTTCAATCATTGACTCGCGGCCTTAAATTACTGGAATATATTTCCGAATCCCAAGGTCAGGTTGCTCTGACGGATCTGGCACAACAGGCCGGTTTACCTAATTCAACGACTCACCGCTTGCTGACTACTATGCAACAGCAGGGCTTCGTACGTCAGGTGGGAGATTTAGGGCTGTGGACCATGGGCGCGCAAGCGTTTGTCGTTGGCAGCAGCTTTTTACAAAGCCGCAATCTACTGGCCATGGTACATCCGATTCTGCGGCGTTTGATGGATGAATCCGGCGAAACCGTCAATCTGGCGGTATTGGATCACAGCGATTATCAGGCGATCATTATCGATCAGGTGCAATGTACCGCGCTGATGCGTATGTCTGCTCCTATTGGCGGTAAGCTTCCCATGCATGCTTCCGGTGCAGGAAAAGCGTTCTTGTCGACTCTGTCAGATGAAAAGCTGGTGCAGCTACTCCATAAAAAAGGTCTGCACGCCTACACCCAACACACCCGCACGAATCCGGTCAGTTTAAAAGAGAATTTGGCGCAAATTCGCAAGCAGGGCTATTCCTTCGATGATGAAGAACATGCGCTGGGCTTGCGTTGTATCGCTGCCTGTCTGTATGACGAACATCATGAAGCCTTCGCCGCTATCTCTATTTCTGGGCCGGTTTCACGCATCACCGATGACCGCGTGACCGAGCTAGGGGCGCTGGTTATTCACGCCGCCAAAGAAATTACGCAATCCTACGGCGGCGGTAATCGCTAAGTAAAATGCCTCACTCGCGCGCCGCTAGTGGGGCAAAAATCACCCTATAATCCGTTGTGAGAAGCGCTGCTTACGCCGATAGGCGAAAACATCCTCCACATGCCCATGACGAATACGCTGTTGCAAACCGCGCCAGTATTCAGCGTGGAATAAATCCTCGTGCATCTCTTCAAAGCAGGCTCTGACTTGCGGATCGCTGCAAAGAAAATGGCGGAACTCTTCAGGAAAAACATCATTTGGAGAAACGCTGTACCAAGGCTCGCTAGCCATTTCGTCCTCCGGATAGCGCGGCGGAGGAATATCACGGAAATTCACTTCGGTCATATAACAAATTTCATCGTAATCGTAGAAAACGACGCGTCCGTGGCGCGTGACGCCAAAGTTTTTAAACAGCATGTCGCCGGGGAAAATATTTGCTGCGGCTAGCTGTTTTATCGCATTGCCGTATTCTTCAATCGCGTCCCATAACTGCCGCTCATTAGCCTGCTCCATATAGATATTCAGCGGTATCATGCGCCGCTCCATATACAGATGCTTAATCACAATTTGGTCGCCTAAATCTTCCAGTTTTTCCGGCACTTCCAGCCGTAGCTCGGCCAGCAGTTCCTGACTGATACGATTCTTATCGATAACAAAATTTTCAAATTCCTGAGTATCCGCCATGCGCCCAACGCGGTCATGCTCTTTAACTAACTGATAGCACTCCTGCACTCGCGCCTGGCTGACCTCTTTTTGCGGAGCAAACTGGTCTTTAATCACTTTGAATACCCGATCGAAGGACGGCAAAGTAAATACCAGCATGACCATGCCTTTCACCCCTGGAGCAACAATAAACTGCTCATCGGATTGATGCACATAGGTGAGATATTCGCGGTAGCTTTCGGTTTTTCCGTGCTTTTGACAGCCTATCGCCATATACAATTCGGCGGTAGATTTGCCCGGTAAAATTTCCCTTAGCCATTCCACCATCGCCGCTGGCAACGGGGCATAAACCATGAAATAGGAGCGAGCGAAACCAAACACAATACTGGCCTCGGCTTTGCTGGTCAGGCAGGTGTCAATAAATAATGCTGCCGATTCATTGTGATGAATCGGCAGTAAGAACGGATGTACTCCGTCAGACAATCTGAGCTTTCCCACTAGCCACGCCGCTTTATTACGATAAAACAGTTCGTTGGCAATCTGGAAGCGAGCGGTAGCCAGTTGCTGCGGGCTAAATGCCTGTTGGAGCGCAGCAACGATATATTCAATGTCTCTGGGCAGATTTTCCCAAGGTAAACGAAGGGGTAAATCATTCAATATCGTCTGCAACATCGCAGATAAACCCTGCTCTGGCGTAAAATCCCGCGCCAATGGCCGTGGAATATCGCGAAAACGTCGTTCCGGCTGGGAGCTGAAAACAAAGAGCTTGTCCTGAGTTAACTCACGGTGTTTAAACAGGCGGCAATAAACCGAGTTAAAAAAGCTTTCGGCTATTTCGAAACGTGGATAATCCGGCAATAGATCGGTATAGATAGCTTTTACCCGCGCCAGAAATTCGGCGTCAAAACTTCCGCTGCCGGTAATGCGTTTTAGTTGCTCCACCACCAGTCCAACGTGGTGATCATAGAGATGAATTCGCTTTTTCATGGCTTGCTGAATCGCTTGCCAGTCGGCCTGCTCAAAGCGCTGCTGAGCGCCTGCGGTCACTTCCAGAAAGCGGCCATACTGTGCATCAAAACCCTGCAAAATAGTTTGGGCGATTAACTGCTCTAAGCTTATTGCCATGCTCACCTCCCGCTACACGGAACAGAGCCTGCATACGCAGGCTCCGGTTAACAATGATTGCTAGTTCGGCAGTAGGATTAGAACTGCTGCTCTTCTGTCGATCCGGTCAGCGCCGTTACTGAAGATTCGCCACCCTGAATGATATTGGTCACTTTATCAAAGTAACCGGTCCCTACTTCCTGCTGATGGGAAGCAAAGGTATAGCCACGATCCACCGAGGCAAATTCAGGCTGTTGCACTTTCTCTACGTAATGCTTCATTCCTTCGCCCTGAGCATAGGCGTGCGCCAGGTCGAACATGTTGAACCACATGCTGTGAATACCGGCCAGCGTAATAAACTGATATTTGTAGCCCATTGCAGCCAGATCTTCCTGGAAGCTGGCAATTTGCTTATCGCTAAGATTCTTTTTCCAGTTAAAGGACGGCGAGCAGTTATAAGCCAGCAATTTACCTGGGAATTTAGCGTGAACCGCATCGGCAAAACGCTTCGCCAGCGCCAAGTCCGGCGTAGAAGTTTCGCACCACACCAAATCTGCATAAGGGGCATAAGCCAGACCACGGCTAATCGCCTGCTCAATACCGGCGTGAGTGCGGAAGAAGCCTTCGGCGGTACGTTCGCCGCTGATAAATTCACGATCGTAAGGATCGCAGTCGGAAGTCAACAGATCCGCCGCATCAGCATCGGTACGAGCGATCAATAAGGTCGGTACACCCAATACGTCCGCCGCCAAGCGCGCAGCAACCAGTTTCTGAATAGCTTCCTGAGTTGGTACCAATACCTTGCCGCCCATGTGCCCACATTTCTTCACTGCCGCCAGCTGATCTTCGAAGTGAACGCCCGCTGCACCGGCTTCAATCATGGCTTTCATCAGTTCAAAAGCATTTAACACACCGCCAAAACCAGCTTCCGCATCAGCCACAATCGGCAGGAAATAATCGGTATAACCTTGAGTACCCGGCTCGATATTATTCGACCATTGGATTTGGTCAGCTCGGCGGAAACTGTTATTAATGCGTTTAACTACGGCAGGAACCGAATCTACCGGATATAAAGACTGGTCCGGATACATGCTGGATGCGGTATTGGCATCTGCCGCGACCTGCCAACCGGACAAATAAATAGCTTCCACACCGGCCTTAGCCTGCTGCAAAGCCTGACCGCCGGTTAATGCGCCCAAACAGTTGATGTAGCCTTTACGAGCGCCACCATGCAATAAATCCCACAGTTTTTGCGCACCGTGCTGCGCCAGCGTGCATTCCGGATTGACCGAGCCGCGCAATTTAATCACTTCTTCAGCGCTGTAAGGACGGGTAATCCCTTCCCAGCGCGCTGATTTCCAGTCTTGTTCCAATTGCTTGATTTGTTGAGCACGAGAGGTAGTCATTGTTCTTATCCTTATTATTAATTTGTAGGGTTATGCCAGCAGCGCGTAGCCAGGCAGGGTCAGGAAGTCGATCAGCTCGTCTTGTGTTGTTATACGTTCCATCAACTGAGCGGCTTCTTTAAAGCGGCCGGAATCAAAGCGTTCGGAACCAAGCTCTTGCTTAACAACCTGCATTTCTTCACTCAACATTGTGCGGAACAATTCTTTAGTGACTTTTTTCCCGTTACTCAGGGATTTTTGGTGGTGAATCCATTGCCAGATAGAGGTACGGGATATCTCAGCCGTCGCAGCATCTTCCATCAGTCCATAGATAGGTACGCAGCCGTTACCGGAGATCCAGGCTTCAATGTATTGCACCGCCACGCGGATATTGGCGCGCATACCTTCTTCGGTTCTTTCACCAGAACAGGGCTCTAGCAATTCAGCGGCGGTAATAGGTTTATCCTGTGCACGACTCACTTCCAATTGATTCGGACGATTCCCTAATACGCGATTAAATACTTCCATCACCGTATCTGCCAACCCCGGATGCGCAACCCAGGTGCCATCGTGGCCATTAGTGGCTTCCAATTCTTTATCGGCTCGGACTTTATCCAACACCCAAGCGTTCTTCTCTGCGTCTTTACTCGGAATAAAGGCCGCCATTCCCCCCATAGCCAACGCACCGCGCTTATGGCAGGTTTTTATCAGCAGGCGAGAGTATGCGCTGAGGAAAGGTTGAGTCATGGTGACGGATTGACGATCGGGCAAAACGCGATCGCTATGATTCTTCAATGTTTTGATATAGCTGAAAATGTAATCCCAGCGTCCGCAGTTAAGGCCAACAATGTGGTGACGCAGGTGATATAGGATTTCGTCCATCTGAAACACTGCAGGCAATGTTTCGATTAATACCGTGGCTTTAATGGTTCCCTGCGGCAAACCAAAGCGCTGTTCCGTAAAGGTAAAGACGTCGCTCCACCAGGCAGCTTCTTGGTAGGACTGCATTTTGGGCAGATAGAAATAAGGGCCACTACCATTCGCCAGCAGGTGTTCATAATTATGTAAGAAATAAAGGGCGAAATCGAACAGACCACCAGAGATAGCTTCTCCCTGATAAGTCACGTGTTTTTCAGGTAAATGCAGGCCGCGCACTCGCGCAATCAAAACCGCCGGATTTGGTTTTAGCTGGTAAATCTTGCCTGATTCATTGGTATAAGAAATAGTTCCTTTCACCGCATCATGCAGGTTAATTTGACCTTCAATCACTTTATCCCAACTCGGTGCCAGCGAATCTTCAAAATCTGCCATGAAGACTTTCACATTAGCATTCAGCGCGTTAATCACCATTTTGCGCTCTACCGGGCCGGTTATCTCAACCCGACGATCCTGTAAATCAGCAGGGATATTCTGAATTTTCCAGTCACCATTGCGAATGGAAGTGGTTTCCGAAATAAAGTCCGGCAATCCGCCATTATCAATGCCATGTTGCCATTTCTCGCGTGCAGCAAGGAGTTGACAGCGACGTTCTGAGAATTCAGCAACCAATTCCGTTAAAAACTCGATGGCCTGAGCGGTCAATACCTGACGCTCCGCAGTGGAAAACTTCTGCGTGAAGACTAACTCCGTGCCTACTAACTGTTGTGTCATTACCCTTTCCTCATCCCAATCTGACGGCATATACACCAACGCACAAGCGGCGTACTTACCGCCTGAGACGCATTTTATGAGTCATTGGCGGCAAGATTTTCTGGTCGTTTTTCACCCCAACAGAATTAAGAATAATCAATTAATCATGAAAATCAAAAACGATTTCCATTTTTATATTAAATATTTATTTAATCTTTATTTATCAATTGATTAACACAAATAACAAAATACACACTTCAGGAAAGGCATTCCATAAATGACAAAATTCCGTTGTAACATATTGTTTAATATAGAGATTAGACCAGTTGGAAAGGGATTGTTTATGCAGAATAGCAGAAGAAATGGTTAGGCGGCATCGATTCAGCCGCCATATAAAGATGAAATCAGTCGAGAGTCGGGTTCATTTGACGTAGATCGAACGGCGTAATCTGATAGACATAATAATTGAGCCAATTGGCAAATAATAAGTGTCCATGGCTACGCCATGAGGCTAATGGGCGCTGCGTAGGATCATTCTGTGGGAAGTAATTCAGTGGGACAGCAGGTTCCAGACCCGCAGCCCGATCCCGCGCATATTCCCCTGCCAGCGTATCCACATCGTATTCCGGATGGCCGGTAACGAAAGCGACTCTTTTATCCTTACTGGCAAACAGATAAGCACCGGCCTCATCGGAAGCCGCCAGAATATCCAGATCGGTGTATTGCTGCAAAATCTCAATCGGAAAATCTGCATAACGGGAATGAGGGGCAAAGAAGCTTTCATCAAAACCACGGGTCAATAACGCCAAAGGTTTCAGGGTTTGATGGCGATAAATCCCAGACAATTTTTCCTTACGAGTTAGTTTGGGAATCCCATAGAGAATGTTTAAGGCGGCCTGCACTGCCCAGCAGACAAATAGCGTTGATGTCACATGATCCTTGGCCCAGGTGATAATGCGTTCTATCTGCGGCCAATAGGCAACATCGCTGAAATCCACTAACCCAAGAGGAGCGCCGGTTACGATAAGTCCATCAAAATTCTGATTTTTAATCTCTTCAAAATCGCAATAGAAGTTATTCAGATGCTCCGCTGGCGTATTTTTCGATTCGCGGCTATCCACTCGTAGCAATTGAATATCCACTTGCAGGGGCGAGTTCGACAGTAAACGTAAAAACTGATTTTCCGTTTCTATCTTCTTAGGCATTAGATTCAGCACCAATACTTTTAGCGGTCGAATTTCCTGAGTTTTAGCTCTTGATGAAGTCATCACAAAAACATTCTCATTACGCAAGAAACTCACCGCAGGTAGTTCATCAGGGACCCGAATTGGCATGCCTACATCCTCAATATATCCGTTTATACGTTTAGACTTCCAGACACCTGAAGATAACTTTTTCCAAATACAAAGTCGAGTGATCAACAACAACCTGAAAATGTTTCATTGCGGTATTAAACCAATGCGCTGCTGTCCTTTACTTCCGCAGCGCGGCCTCGCATTTAGCCTGATTGCAAAATCACCCTCAATGATAGGAACAAATAACCAAAAAACATAAATATTATTTAGCTATTGGCGCACCAGTGAAATTGGTTAACATCGTATAAAGCTGACTAATCATGCATATTAACAACAATAAATAGACAAAATCAGTGAGTTATGGTGATTATGTTGGCAATATTGCATCATCAAAGGCGATACAGCCACTCAATATCCTAGCACCGGATTAATTAAAATAATTAATGCAGTTATTCTGGGCGCCAGAGAGTGACTCGTTACTTATAAAACCAAGGAAGTATTAAGATCTCACCAATGGCTCTATTTTATAAAGGTTTATATTTATAAGGTTGCTAGATTGTGGCGACAAGTGACGCCGATAAATCGAGGAAACTACTCAGAGAGTACTATATAGATTTAGAGAAAGTTAAAATAGGTGCGTATTACTGCTGATATTTTGACAAATTTCAGATACAAAAAAGGCCATCCGTTAGGATGGCCTCGTTTGTTTATTTGATACCTGGCAGTGTCCTACTCTCGCATGGGGAGACCCCACACTACCATCGGCGCTACGGCGTTTCACTTCTGAGTTCGGCATGGGGTCAGGTGGGACCACCGCGCTATTACCGCCAGGTAAATTCTTTTCTAAGTGCCGAACTTAAACCCATATAACTGGTGCTGATACCCAGAGTCGAACTGGGGACCTCACCCTTACCAAGGGTGCGCTCTACCAACTGAGCCATATCAGCACAACTAAATTTGATGCCTGGCAGTGTCCTACTCTCGCATGGGGAGACCCCACACTACCATCGGCGCTACGGCGTTTCACTTCTGAGTTCGGCATGGGATCAGGTGGGACCACCGCGCTATTGCCGCCAGGCAAATTCTGTTTCAATCAACCCGCCACGTGATTTACACCACACAGCCAGTCAATCCAATCTGTTAACAATGCTGAAAATCAAAACGCTCTCTAAAACACCTTCGGTGCTGTAAGGTTAAGCCTCACGGATCATTAGTACTGGTTAGCTCAATGCATCGCTGCACTTACACACCCAGCCTATCAACGCCATAGTCTTTAACGTTCCTTCAGGGGGCTTGAAGCCCCAGGGAAGACTCATCTTGAGGCAAGTTTCGCGCTTAGATGCTTTCAGCGCTTATCTTTTCCGCATTTAGCTACCGGGCAATGCCATTGGCATGACAACCCGAACACCAGTGATGCGTCCACTCCGGTCCTCTCGTACTAGGAGCAGCCCCTCTCAATCTTCCAACGCCCACGGCAGATAGGGACCGAACTGTCTCACGACGTTCTAAACCCAGCTCGCGTACCACTTTAAATGGCGAACAGCCATACCCTTGGGACCTACTTCAGCCCCAGGATGTGATGAGCCGACATCGAGGTGCCAAACACCGCCGTCGATATGAACTCTTGGGCGGTATCAGCCTGTTATCCCCGGAGTACCTTTTATCCGTTGAGCGATGGCCCTTCCATTCAGAACCACCGGATCACTAAGACCTACTTTCGTACCTGCTCGAGCCGTCACTCTCGCAGTCAAGCTAGCTTATGCCTTTGCACTAACCTCACGATGTCCGACCGTGATTAGCTAACCTTCGTGCTCCTCCGTTACTCTTTGGGAGGAGACCGCCCCAGTCAAACTACCCACCAGACACTGTCCTCACCCCAGATTATGGGGCCGAGTTAGAACATCAAACATTAAAGGGTGGTATTTCAAGGTTGGCTCCACGCAGACTGGCGTCCACGCTTCGATGCCTCCCACCTATCCTACACATCAAGGCTCAATGTTCAGTGTCAAGCTATAGTAAAGGTTCACGGGGTCTTTCCGTCTTGCCGCGGGTACACTGCATCTTCACAGCGAGTTCAATTTCACTGAGTCTCGGGTGGAGACAGCCTGGCCATCATTACGCCATTCGTGCAGGTCGGAACTTACCCGACAAGGAATTTCGCTACCTTAGGACCGTTATAGTTACGGCCGCCGTTTACTGGGGCTTCGATCAAGAGCTTCGCCTTGCGGCTGACCCCATCAATTAACCTTCCAGCACCGGGCAGGCGTCACACCGTATACGTCCACTTTCGTGTTTGCACAGTGCTGTGTTTTTATTAAACAGTTGCAGCCAGCTGGTATCTGCGACTGGCTTCAGCTCCGAGAGCAAGTCTCTTCACCTAGCGCCAGCGTGCCTTCTCCCGAAGTTACGGCACCATTTTGCCTAGTTCCTTCACCCGAGTTCTCTCAAGCGCCTGAGTATTCTCTACCTGACCACCTGTGTCGGTTTGGGGTACGATTTAATGTTACCTG carries:
- the metH gene encoding methionine synthase — protein: MTNRVEKLHQQLAKRILVLDGGMGTMIQSYRLEEADYRGERFADWPSDLKGNNDLLVLSKPEVITAIHNAYLEAGADILETNTFNSTTIAMADYQMESLSAEINYEAARLARLCADEWTARTPDKPRYVAGVLGPTNRTASISPKVNDPAFRNVSFDQLVEAYRESTRALVEGGVDIIMIETVFDTLNAKAATFAVETEFEALGVVLPVMVSGTITDASGRTLSGQTTEAFYNSLRHVKPLSFGLNCALGPDELRQYVAELSRISECYVSAHPNAGLPNAFGEYDLDAKEMAEHIAEWARSGFLNIVGGCCGTTPRHIAAMVKAVAGMPPRALPQIPVACRLAGLEPLTIDANTLFVNVGERTNVTGSARFKRLIKEEKYAEALDVARQQVESGAQIIDINMDEGMLDAEAAMVRFLNLIAGEPDIARVPIMIDSSKWDVIEKGLKCIQGKGIVNSISMKEGEAAFIHHAKLVRRYGAAMVVMAFDEAGQADTRARKIEICRRAYKLLTETVGFPPEDIIFDPNIFAVATGIEEHNNYAVDFIEACADIKGELPHALISGGVSNVSFSFRGNDPVREAIHAVFLYYAIRSGMDMGIVNAGQLAIYDDLSDELRDAVEDVILNRRNDSTERLLDIAEKFRGSKSDEVAVQQAEWRGWPVVKRLEYSLVKGITEFIELDTEEARQEADRPIEVIEGPLMAGMNVVGDLFGEGKMFLPQVVKSARVMKQAVAYLEPYIEASKQKGTTAGKILLATVKGDVHDIGKNIVGVVLQCNNYEIIDLGVMVPTEKILRTAREEKVDIIGLSGLITPSLDEMVNVAKEMERQGFTLPLLIGGATTSKAHTAVKIEQNYSGSTTYVSNASRSVGVVSALLSDAQRDEFIAKTRKEYETVRIQHARKKPRTPPVSLQAARDNATVIDWENYTPPVVHKLGVQQVEASIETLRNYIDWTPFFMTWSLAGKYPRILEDEVVGEEAKRLFADANQMLDKLSSEGSLHPKGVVGLFPANRVGDDIEIYRDERRDDVLLVSHHLRQQTEKNDFPNYCLADYVAPKTSGKADYIGAFAVTGGLEEDALAEAYDAQHDDYNKIMIKALSDRLAEAFAEYLHERVRKVYWGFAPNENLSNEELVRENYQGIRPAPGYPACPEHTEKGQIWKLLDVETHTGMKLTESYAMWPGASVSGWYFSHPESKYFAVAQIQRDQVEDYAARKGMPIAEVERWLAPNLGYDAD
- the iclR gene encoding glyoxylate bypass operon transcriptional repressor IclR — translated: MTIPIPIKRGKKTKASGATSAAATGQVQSLTRGLKLLEYISESQGQVALTDLAQQAGLPNSTTHRLLTTMQQQGFVRQVGDLGLWTMGAQAFVVGSSFLQSRNLLAMVHPILRRLMDESGETVNLAVLDHSDYQAIIIDQVQCTALMRMSAPIGGKLPMHASGAGKAFLSTLSDEKLVQLLHKKGLHAYTQHTRTNPVSLKENLAQIRKQGYSFDDEEHALGLRCIAACLYDEHHEAFAAISISGPVSRITDDRVTELGALVIHAAKEITQSYGGGNR
- the aceK gene encoding bifunctional isocitrate dehydrogenase kinase/phosphatase — protein: MAISLEQLIAQTILQGFDAQYGRFLEVTAGAQQRFEQADWQAIQQAMKKRIHLYDHHVGLVVEQLKRITGSGSFDAEFLARVKAIYTDLLPDYPRFEIAESFFNSVYCRLFKHRELTQDKLFVFSSQPERRFRDIPRPLARDFTPEQGLSAMLQTILNDLPLRLPWENLPRDIEYIVAALQQAFSPQQLATARFQIANELFYRNKAAWLVGKLRLSDGVHPFLLPIHHNESAALFIDTCLTSKAEASIVFGFARSYFMVYAPLPAAMVEWLREILPGKSTAELYMAIGCQKHGKTESYREYLTYVHQSDEQFIVAPGVKGMVMLVFTLPSFDRVFKVIKDQFAPQKEVSQARVQECYQLVKEHDRVGRMADTQEFENFVIDKNRISQELLAELRLEVPEKLEDLGDQIVIKHLYMERRMIPLNIYMEQANERQLWDAIEEYGNAIKQLAAANIFPGDMLFKNFGVTRHGRVVFYDYDEICYMTEVNFRDIPPPRYPEDEMASEPWYSVSPNDVFPEEFRHFLCSDPQVRACFEEMHEDLFHAEYWRGLQQRIRHGHVEDVFAYRRKQRFSQRIIG
- the aceA gene encoding isocitrate lyase, whose protein sequence is MTTSRAQQIKQLEQDWKSARWEGITRPYSAEEVIKLRGSVNPECTLAQHGAQKLWDLLHGGARKGYINCLGALTGGQALQQAKAGVEAIYLSGWQVAADANTASSMYPDQSLYPVDSVPAVVKRINNSFRRADQIQWSNNIEPGTQGYTDYFLPIVADAEAGFGGVLNAFELMKAMIEAGAAGVHFEDQLAAVKKCGHMGGKVLVPTQEAIQKLVAARLAADVLGVPTLLIARTDADAADLLTSDCDPYDREFISGERTAEGFFRTHAGIEQAISRGLAYAPYADLVWCETSTPDLALAKRFADAVHAKFPGKLLAYNCSPSFNWKKNLSDKQIASFQEDLAAMGYKYQFITLAGIHSMWFNMFDLAHAYAQGEGMKHYVEKVQQPEFASVDRGYTFASHQQEVGTGYFDKVTNIIQGGESSVTALTGSTEEQQF